One Oryza glaberrima chromosome 10, OglaRS2, whole genome shotgun sequence DNA segment encodes these proteins:
- the LOC127752853 gene encoding protein NRT1/ PTR FAMILY 8.5-like produces the protein MEGSITDAKLPLLPLLNGTPSLQEEGPYTGNGSVDVKGNPASKTHTGKWKACYSILGGEFCGALAYYAVGTNLVSYLTKVQGQSNVTAASNIAAWQGNCYLTTILGAFLADSYWGRHRTIVVSLTTFTFGMVLLTLSAVVPPNMHRSMATFPQEALSSLGLYMTALGLGGIWPCVPTFGADQFDDTDVSEKAQKELFYNWYYFAVNGGFFVASTVIVWVQDNCGWGLGFGIPTLFSVIGVVGFLASMRFYRYQKPGGSALTRICQVVVAAFRKVHVDVPSDSSLLYEMPGKESAIVGSRKLMHTDGLRFFDRAATITASDEASASRPWKLCTVTQVEELKIFARMLPIFLTGVIFNTAEACFPLFVEQGGAMDNHFAAAFALPPASLTTFTCVCILVLAPTYDRVLMPAVSRITGVKRGLSELHRIGVGMVFAVLALAAAAAVETARLRSVEAEAPAVSILWQAPQYVLVGVAKVFGVVGYIEFAYEQSPDAMRSLCQACSLIMVTPGSYLLSAMLTIISSVTGGGGGHGGWIPKNLNEGHLDRFFWLMAALQLINLIAFVCCAATYKSKLPTT, from the exons ATGGAAGGCTCCATTACTGACGCCAAGctacctcttcttcctctcctcaatGGCACACCTTCTTTGCAG GAGGAAGGTCCATATACAGGCAATGGATCAGTTGATGTCAAAGGCAATCCAGCATCTAAAACACACACTGGGAAATGGAAGGCATGCTACTCTATTCTAG GTGGCGAATTTTGCGGCGCATTGGCGTACTACGCAGTAGGGACCAACCTGGTGAGCTACCTGACCAAGGTACAGGGACAGAGCAATGTCACTGCTGCTAGCAACATCGCTGCTTGGCAGGGTAACTGCTACCTCACCACAATACTCGGCGCGTTCCTCGCAGACTCCTATTGGGGAAGGCACCGCACAATCGTCGTCTCCCTGACCACCTTTACCTTT GGAATGGTTCTACTCACACTTTCAGCAGTGGTTCCACCAAACATGCACAGATCAATGGCAACCTTTCCTCAGGAGGCATTGTCCTCTCTTGGCCTCTACATGACAGCTCTGGGCTTGGGTGGCATATGGCCATGTGTGCCGACATTTGGAGCCGATCAGTTCGACGACACCGACGTTTCAGAGAAGGCGCAGAAGGAGCTCTTCTACAACTGGTACTACTTCGCTGTCAATGGCGGGTTCTTCGTCGCGAGCACGGTTATAGTGTGGGTTCAGGATAACTGTGGTTGGGGACTGGGTTTTGGGATCCCTACACTGTTCTCGGTCATCGGCGTTGTCGGATTCCTTGCGAGTATGAGGTTTTACAGGTACCAGAAACCCGGCGGTAGCGCGCTTACTAGGATCTGCCAGGTTGTCGTGGCGGCGTTTCGCAAGGTCCACGTGGACGTGCCAAGTGACAGCTCTCTGCTCTATGAGATGCCAGGGAAGGAGTCTGCCATTGTTGGCAGCAGGAAGCTGATGCACACTGATGGACTCAG GTTCTTTGACCGAGCTGCCACTATCACTGCATCCGATGAAGCATCAGCTAGTCGTCCATGGAAGCTGTGCACGGTGACGCAGGTGGAGGAGCTCAAGATCTTTGCGAGGATGCTCCCCATCTTCCTCACCGGAGTAATCTTCAACACCGCCGAGGCCTGCTTCCCGCTGTTCGTCGAGCAGGGCGGCGCCATGGACAAccacttcgccgccgccttcgccttgccgccggcgtcgctgaCGACCTTCACCTGCGTCTGCATCCTCGTCCTCGCGCCGACATACGACAGAGTCCTCATGCCGGCGGTGAGCAGGATCACCGGCGTCAAGCGCGGCCTCTCCGAGCTGCACCGCATCGGCGTCGGCATGGTCTTCGCCGttctcgcgctcgccgccgccgcggccgtcgagaCGGCGCGCCTCCGcagcgtggaggcggaggctcCGGCGGTGAGCATCCTGTGGCAGGCGCCGCAGTACGTGCTCGTCGGGGTGGCGAAGGTGTTCGGCGTCGTTGGGTACATCGAGTTCGCGTACGAGCAGAGCCCCGACGCCATGAGGAGCTTGTGCCAGGCGTGCTCGCTCATCATGGTCACCCCCGGGAGCTACCTCCTCTCTGCCATGCTCACCATCATCAGctccgtcaccggcggcggcggcggccatggcggatgGATCCCGAAGAATCTGAACGAGGGACATCTCGATCGATTCTTCTGGTTGATGGCGGCGTTGCAGCTCATCAACCTCATCGCCTTCGTCTGCTGCGCTGCCACCTACAAAAGCAAGCTGCCTACCACttga